One Elaeis guineensis isolate ETL-2024a chromosome 10, EG11, whole genome shotgun sequence genomic window carries:
- the LOC105032091 gene encoding uncharacterized protein isoform X2 produces the protein MSNRDYCCYLDCKDLCGSIVATNLAHSQSSSLILLTAAFGAVLHVVSTSLLGIAAITMATTIAGEETVHRLASLLLIILGGSYVLLFLFGKGGHSHSHNHPMEKMAVAGLILVPALSPCATTLPVFLAVGNSSSMMVLAIVVLLFSTLIVMISLVALSFYGASQLKFHWVEHYDKLILGSVLCLVGVLTFVLHDHDGEEHLVVEDVPRKLIVL, from the exons ATGTCAAACAGAGACTATTGTTGCTATTTGGACTGCAAAGATCTATGTGGTTCGATTGTTGCGACTAACCTGGCACACTCACAGAGTTCCTCTTTAATTTTACTAACAGCtgcatttggagcagtcctgCATGTGGTTTCAACCTCACTGCTTGGCATTGCTGCAATTACCATGGCCACTACAATTGCTGGTGAGGAAACAGTGCATAGGCTTGCATCCTTGCTTCTCATAATTCTTGGAGGAAGTTATGTTCTGCTATTCTTATTTGGTAAGGGAGGCCACAGTCACTCCCACAACCATCCCATGGAGAAGATGGCTGTGGCTGGACTTATTCTTGTACCAGCATTATCTCCTTGTGCAACAACACTTCCTGTTTTCCTTGCTGTTGGCAACTCGTCATCTATGATGGTGCTAGCTATTGTTGTGCTTCTATTCAG TACTCTAATTGTGATGATATCTCTGGTAGCCCTCTCATTTTATGGAGCCAGCCAGCTCAAATTTCACTGGGTGGAGCACTACGACAAGCTTATTTTAGGTTCAGTGCTTTGCCTGGTTGGTGTACTGACATTTGTTCTTCATGACCATGATGGTGAGGAGCATTTAGTTGTGGAGGATGTGCCAAGAAAGCTTATTGTCTTATGA
- the LOC105032099 gene encoding LOW QUALITY PROTEIN: uncharacterized protein (The sequence of the model RefSeq protein was modified relative to this genomic sequence to represent the inferred CDS: deleted 1 base in 1 codon; substituted 5 bases at 5 genomic stop codons) gives MGIDLFDSCDPRADDVDLSKIEVDQQYARRLENNKKREALQRYEELKKRGLAGNSDDFDEGESXSDDGDDDPVDSGKRDLQFFNALVRDRKKDPSILQKDAQIYSSDEEAGEEKPKAAKKERPXYLKDVMAQHLIEXGPEFDEKPLKDNRKVEQEDGLKAFLEAAEKEEAEAVSEDDGDIIKEKEAVVKEVDEDADERSKKLDDYFGKDDGLNDDDLFLKNYFLQRSXAMKDKDEKPSFYDIDVSEDEDELDKQDRYEVEYNFRHEEGEADRVLGHSRFIEGSVRKTRSRKLERKSKEERMAQAEFERKEELKHLKNLKKKEIQEKLEKIRMIAGIGDDGFCKLDEEDLEEDFDPEEYDKKMKEMFDVDYYDAEDADPGLGSNDEGDLERPDFVKEDELLGLPKGWGVDGSNEGIKAVRENVEEEPQKEGGKRKRKRKISLKEKVELDKELEEYHKLVYEDTIGDLKTLFKYKSASANRYGLPPEELLVANDKDLNQYVSLKRLAPYREMEWKLTYHQKLKKDLILHGGKTDAQKTGKKQRTKGGPRSTEPEKEKXKTEPEEANGEPNQLSRRSRRRHRQAELKLSRSRLMAYGKIPLKPQKKL, from the exons ATGGGGATCGATCTCTTCGACTCCTGCGATCCGCGCGCCGACGACGTCGACCTCTCCAAGATCGAGGTCGACCAGCAGTACGCCCGGCGATTGGAGAACAATAAGAAGCGGGAGGCCCTCCAGAGGTATGAGGAGCTCAAGAAGCGTGGCCTCGCCGGCAACTCCGACGACTTCGACGAGGGCGAGTCCTAGTCAGATGACGGCGACGACGATCCCGTCGACTCCGGTAAGAGGGACCTCCAGTTCTTCAATGCCCTCGTCAGGGATCGAAAGAAGGACCCCAGTATCCTCCAAAAAGATGCACAAATCTACTCATCCGATGAAGAGGCGGGGGAGGAGAAGCCCAAAGCTGCGAAAAAGGAGAGACCTTAGTATCTGAAGGATGTCATGGCCCAGCATTTGATCGAATAAGGACCGGAATTCGATGAGAAGCCACTAAAAGATAACCGCAAGGTCGAGCAGGAGGATGGTCTCAAGGCATTCCTGGAGGCGGCggagaaagaggaagcagaagCCGTGTCTGAGGATGATGGCGATATCATTAAAGAGAAGGAGGCGGTTGTGAAGGAGGTTGATGAGGACGCCGATGAGCGTAGCAAGAAATTGGATGATTACTTTGGGAAAGATGATGGATTGAACGACGATGATTTGTTTCTGAAGAACTATTTTCTCCAGAGGTCGTGAGCGATGAAGGATAAGGACGAAAAGCCGTCCTTTTATGACATTGATGTTTCAGAGGACGAGGATGAGCTGGACAAGCAGGATAGGTATGAGGTGGAATACAATTTCCGGCACGAGGAAGGGGAGGCAGACCGAGTTCTGGGTCACTCGAGGTTTATTGAAGGGTCGGTGAGGAAGACGAGGAGCAGGAAGCTGGAGAGGAAGAGCAAGGAGGAGAGGATGGCGCAGGCTGAGTTTGAGAGGAAGGAGGAGCTGAAGCACTTGAAGAATCTGAAGAAGAAGgagatccaggagaagctcgagaAGATTCGGATGATTGCAGGGATTGGAGATGATGGGTTCTGCAAGCTGGATGAAGAGGATCTAGAGGAAGATTTCGACCCAGAGGAGTATGATAAGAAGATGAAAGAAATGTTTGATGTAGATTATTATGATGCCGAGGATGCTGATCCAGGGCTTGGAAGCAATGACGAGGGTGATTTGGAGAGGCCAGATTTTGTTAAGGAAGATGAATTGCTTGGGCTTCCGAAAGGTTGGGGTGTTGATGGATCTAATGAGGGGATCAAGGCAGTGAGAGAGAATGTGGAAGAAGAGCCACAAAAGGAGGGGGGTAAGAGGAAGAGGAAGCGTAAAATCTCTCTTAAGGAGAAAGTTGAGCTTGATAAAGAGTTGGAGGAGTATCATAAGTTGGTTTATGAAGATACAATTGGAGACCTGAAGACTCTG TTCAAGTACAAGTCTGCTTCAGCTAATAGATATGGCTTGCCCCCTGAAGAGCTTTTAGTGGCTAATGACAAGGATTTGAACCAATATGTTTCCCTGAAGAGGTTAGCACCATATAGGGAGATGGAGTGGAAGCTGACATATCACCAGAAGTTGAagaaggatttgatccttcacgGGGGAAAAACAGATGCCCAGAAGACTGGTAAGAAGCAGAGGACAAAGGGAGGCCCAAGATCTACAGAGCCAGAGAAGGAAAAATAGAAAACAGAACCAGAGGAAGCAAATGGTGAACCTAATCAATTGTCTAGGCGCAGTAGAAGAAGGCACCGACAGGCTGAATTGAAACTGTCCCGGTCGAGGCTCATGGCTTATGGAAAGATCCCCTTGAAACCTCAGAAGAAGCTCTAA
- the LOC105032091 gene encoding uncharacterized protein isoform X3, with the protein MDPFQNSPPAFGAVLHVVSTSLLGIAAITMATTIAGEETVHRLASLLLIILGGSYVLLFLFGKGGHSHSHNHPMEKMAVAGLILVPALSPCATTLPVFLAVGNSSSMMVLAIVVLLFSTLIVMISLVALSFYGASQLKFHWVEHYDKLILGSVLCLVGVLTFVLHDHDGEEHLVVEDVPRKLIVL; encoded by the exons ATGGACCCTTTCCAGAACTCTCCTC CtgcatttggagcagtcctgCATGTGGTTTCAACCTCACTGCTTGGCATTGCTGCAATTACCATGGCCACTACAATTGCTGGTGAGGAAACAGTGCATAGGCTTGCATCCTTGCTTCTCATAATTCTTGGAGGAAGTTATGTTCTGCTATTCTTATTTGGTAAGGGAGGCCACAGTCACTCCCACAACCATCCCATGGAGAAGATGGCTGTGGCTGGACTTATTCTTGTACCAGCATTATCTCCTTGTGCAACAACACTTCCTGTTTTCCTTGCTGTTGGCAACTCGTCATCTATGATGGTGCTAGCTATTGTTGTGCTTCTATTCAG TACTCTAATTGTGATGATATCTCTGGTAGCCCTCTCATTTTATGGAGCCAGCCAGCTCAAATTTCACTGGGTGGAGCACTACGACAAGCTTATTTTAGGTTCAGTGCTTTGCCTGGTTGGTGTACTGACATTTGTTCTTCATGACCATGATGGTGAGGAGCATTTAGTTGTGGAGGATGTGCCAAGAAAGCTTATTGTCTTATGA
- the LOC105032091 gene encoding uncharacterized protein isoform X1 has product MEGFNPKDFSTIGGIATISLLHSFIPTHWLPFSIVGRAQKWTLSRTLLVTAFGAVLHVVSTSLLGIAAITMATTIAGEETVHRLASLLLIILGGSYVLLFLFGKGGHSHSHNHPMEKMAVAGLILVPALSPCATTLPVFLAVGNSSSMMVLAIVVLLFSTLIVMISLVALSFYGASQLKFHWVEHYDKLILGSVLCLVGVLTFVLHDHDGEEHLVVEDVPRKLIVL; this is encoded by the exons ATGGAGGGTTTCAACCCGAAGGATTTCTCGACGATCGGAGGGATCGCGACCATATCTCTGCTCCATTCCTTCATCCCCACCCACTGGCTCCCTTTCTCCATTGTCGGTCGCGCCCAGAAATGGACCCTTTCCAGAACTCTCCTCGTCA CtgcatttggagcagtcctgCATGTGGTTTCAACCTCACTGCTTGGCATTGCTGCAATTACCATGGCCACTACAATTGCTGGTGAGGAAACAGTGCATAGGCTTGCATCCTTGCTTCTCATAATTCTTGGAGGAAGTTATGTTCTGCTATTCTTATTTGGTAAGGGAGGCCACAGTCACTCCCACAACCATCCCATGGAGAAGATGGCTGTGGCTGGACTTATTCTTGTACCAGCATTATCTCCTTGTGCAACAACACTTCCTGTTTTCCTTGCTGTTGGCAACTCGTCATCTATGATGGTGCTAGCTATTGTTGTGCTTCTATTCAG TACTCTAATTGTGATGATATCTCTGGTAGCCCTCTCATTTTATGGAGCCAGCCAGCTCAAATTTCACTGGGTGGAGCACTACGACAAGCTTATTTTAGGTTCAGTGCTTTGCCTGGTTGGTGTACTGACATTTGTTCTTCATGACCATGATGGTGAGGAGCATTTAGTTGTGGAGGATGTGCCAAGAAAGCTTATTGTCTTATGA